The Phoenix dactylifera cultivar Barhee BC4 chromosome 12, palm_55x_up_171113_PBpolish2nd_filt_p, whole genome shotgun sequence genome has a window encoding:
- the LOC103719706 gene encoding rootletin-like — MARKKVSPATALATEAVEKKEVLSHPPPPSGRDLLPDKMESLKTLNNLLIKETVERRQQVDHLQCRLDGLANDHAFLARVERDVSRLVLSSVLAERQLAAGRVETDLRSLQARVDSTAEELRSGGERLEMVVGERDEVKKALDRALLEKDLNSMHLDQKEKEVRGLEAKVRELEIGIAEIGANVGKLETERNELVEQGKKREELIHSLLQEKASMEASLDEYKQLVESGERRMEEVIKIKQEEAESVKAKREAIAAKVTSLEAEHRSLVENNQSLESEVGCLKAVIFLLKKEEEGLRNEIAEMEKGIAKVTEELLSEIVKKEALVAWVSNLEPDLQSLSENNHRLEAEVNCSKSAFELLKKEEKGLLSEVAEMEKKHEKVTEELERLQAELGALENEKEEIFLYYEERVMSSEKELDTSRTWMREIEREKVAIEGVRAAQETEINNLQKELQQLRSTIYKLQVMCNDHTDTNFQLQAERDSAWRDLDLQKVEEDCLRVQTEELKKRNNEAAEEMQQVQRALNDFALKEEGWKVQSDVLKEENTSFEKKLMTAQQSLEGMERKIEAADMSSKRVLSLLKNTTEMMHGSVEVREVGVARDIGSEEEKDEEMQPFVKELETIKMAYKSWVGKIEDMNRELVVLQHVVTKTQKAGLWKWLYPAITTVFAAISFAYAVRGR, encoded by the coding sequence ATGGCCCGGAAGAAGGTGTCTCCGGCGACGGCGTTGGCGACGGAGGCGGTGGAGAAGAAGGAGGTGTTGTCGCATCCACCACCTCCGTCGGGCCGAGACCTCTTGCCGGACAAGATGGAGAGCCTCAAGACCCTCAACAACCTCCTCATCAAGGAGACGGTGGAGCGGCGGCAGCAGGTGGACCATCTCCAGTGCCGCCTCGATGGCCTCGCCAACGACCACGCCTTCCTCGCCCGCGTCGAGCGCGACGTCAGCCGCCTCGTCCTCTCCTCCGTCCTCGCGGAGCGGCAGCTCGCGGCGGGGCGGGTGGAGACGGACCTCCGGTCCCTGCAGGCGAGGGTGGACTCCACGGCGGAAGAGCTGAGGAGCGGCGGCGAGCGGTTGGAGATGGTGGTCGGAGAGAGGGATGAGGTCAAGAAGGCTCTTGATCGTGCCCTCTTGGAGAAAGATTTGAACTCGATGCATCTTGatcagaaggagaaggaggtgaGGGGTCTGGAAGCCAAAGTCCGGGAGCTGGAGATTGGTATCGCTGAGATCGGAGCAAATGTTGGGAAATTAGAGACGGAGCGCAATGAACTTGTGGAACAGGGTAAGAAGAGGGAAGAACTCATCCATTCTCTTCTCCAGGAGAAGGCTTCCATGGAAGCCAGCCTCGACGAATACAAACAATTGGTGGAGAGTGGTGAGAGGAGGATGGAAGAAGTGATCAAGATTAAGCAAGAAGAGGCGGAGTCGGTAAAGGCCAAGAGGGAGGCTATTGCTGCGAAGGTAACATCTTTGGAAGCAGAGCATCGGAGCCTGGTCGAGAACAACCAAAGCTTGGAATCTGAGGTTGGTTGTTTGAAGGCTGTCATATTTTtgctgaagaaggaagaggaagggctgCGGAATGAGATTGCCGAGATGGAAAAGGGGATTGCGAAGGTCACAGAGGAGCTGCTGTCTGAAATTGTCAAGAAGGAGGCTCTTGTTGCATGGGTATCGAATTTGGAACCTGATCTCCAGAGCCTTTCCGAGAACAACCATAGGCTGGAAGCTGAGGTTAATTGCTCCAAGTCTGCTTTTGAATtgctgaagaaggaagagaaagggCTGCTGTCTGAAGTTGCGGAGATGGAGAAGAAGCATGAAAAGGTTACAGAGGAGCTCGAGAGGCTTCAGGCAGAGTTGGGTGCTCTGGAGAACGAGAAGGAAGAAATTTTCCTCTACTATGAGGAACGAGTGATGTCATCTGAAAAGGAGTTGGATACTTCGAGGACATGGATGAGGGAGATTGAGAGGGAGAAGGTTGCAATTGAAGGAGTGAGGGCTGCGCAGGAGACTGAAATTAATAATTTACAGAAAGAGTTGCAACAGCTCCGATCAACCATTTACAAGCTGCAAGTTATGTGCAACGACCACACCGACACAAACTTTCAATTGCAAGCTGAGAGGGACTCTGCTTGGAGAGACCTAGATCTTCAGAAGGTGGAAGAGGATTGCCTGAGAGTGCAAACTGAGGAGCTAAAGAAGAGGAATAATGAGGCTGCAGAAGAGATGCAGCAGGTTCAGAGGGCACTCAATGACTTTGCTCTGAAGGAGGAGGGATGGAAGGTGCAATCTGATGTCCTGAAGGAGGAAAACACTTCGTTCGAGAAGAAACTGATGACTGCTCAGCAGAGCCTTGAGGGTATGGAGAGAAAGATCGAAGCTGCCGATATGAGCTCTAAAAGGGTTCTATCCCTTCTGAAGAATACCACAGAGATGATGCATGGATCAGTTGAAGTCAGAGAGGTCGGTGTTGCGAGGGACATTGGGAGtgaggaagagaaggatgagGAGATGCAACCATTTGTGAAAGAGTTGGAGACCATCAAGATGGCTTATAAGAGTTGGGTGGGGAAGATTGAGGACATGAATAGGGAGCTTGTGGTTTTGCAGCATGTCGTGACCAAGACTCAGAAGGCAGGACTCTGGAAATGGCTGTATCCTGCTATAACCACCGTTTTTGCTGCCATCTCCTTTGCCTATGCCGTCAGGGGGCGTTAA
- the LOC103719689 gene encoding leucine-rich repeat receptor-like kinase protein FLORAL ORGAN NUMBER1, protein MRRKSGILVVMLLLCSFDTSLGTLEPVDYLALQAVRKSLYDLPGSTFFAGWDFTGDPCGFPGVFCSAGRVVALALGDPRAGSPGLAGRLSPALGRLSALAELSLVPGRVVGPIPPSLSLCRSLRFLALSRNFLSGAVPTSLPSLRGLRTLDLSFNLLSGPIPPAIAGIPALSNLILCHNRLSGQIPPFPSSSPLLRLDLKRNSLSGAIPALPASLRYLSLASNGLSGPVDRVLPRLTRLNYLDLSMNQLSGQIPGQIFSFPVSSLQLQRNDFSGPVRPVGSLADGATVDLSYNQLTGPVPGKLAAAGRLYLDNNRFSGKVPARFVERVVSGAIKVLYLQHNYLTGFGISPAATIPASTSLCLQYNCMVPPVETPCPVKAGRQKTRPAAQCGWRKG, encoded by the coding sequence ATGAGAAGGAAATCGGGCATCCTCGTTGTGATGTTGTTGTTGTGTTCATTCGATACGAGTTTGGGGACATTGGAGCCGGTGGACTACCTCGCCCTCCAGGCGGTCCGCAAGTCGCTCTACGACCTCCCCGGCTCGACGTTCTTCGCCGGCTGGGACTTCACCGGCGACCCCTGCGGCTTCCCGGGCGTCTTCTGCTCCGCCGGCCGCGTCGTCGCCCTCGCCCTCGGCGACCCCCGCGCCGGCTCCCCTGGACTAGCCGGTCGCCTCTCCCCTGCCCTTGGCCGCCTCTCTGCCCTCGCCGAGCTCTCCCTCGTCCCCGGCCGCGTCGTCGGCCCCatccccccctccctctccctctgccGCTCCCTCCGCTTCCTCGCCCTCAGTCGCAacttcctctccggcgccgtccCCACCTCCCTCCCCTCCCTCCGCGGCCTCCGCACCCTCGACCTCAGCTTCAACCTCCTCTCCGGCCCCATCCCTCCCGCTATCGCCGGAATCCCAGCCCTCTCCAACCTCATCCTCTGCCACAACCGCCTCTCCGGCCAAATCCCTcccttcccctcctcctcccctctcctccgccTCGATCTCAAGCGCAACTCCCTCTCCGGCGCGATCCCCGCCCTTCCCGCGTCTCTCCGCTACCTCTCCCTCGCCTCCAACGGCCTATCCGGCCCCGTCGACCGCGTCCTCCCCAGGCTCACCCGGCTCAACTACCTCGACCTCAGCATGAACCAGCTCTCCGGCCAGATCCCCGGCCAGATCTTCTCCTTCCCCGTCTCCTCCCTTCAGCTCCAGCGGAACGACTTCTCCGGCCCGGTCCGGCCGGTCGGCTCGCTGGCGGACGGGGCGACGGTGGACCTGAGCTACAACCAGCTGACGGGGCCCGTGCCGGGGAAGCTGGCGGCGGCGGGGAGGTTGTATCTGGATAATAACCGGTTTTCCGGCAAGGTGCCGGCGAGGTTCGTGGAGAGGGTGGTATCGGGGGCGATAAAGGTGCTCTATCTGCAGCATAATTATCTGACGGGGTTTGGGATCAGTCCGGCGGCGACGATTCCGGCGAGTACGTCGCTCTGTTTGCAGTATAATTGCATGGTGCCGCCGGTGGAGACGCCGTGTCCGGTGAAGGCCGGACGGCAGAAGACGCGGCCGGCAGCGCAATGTGGCTGGAGGAAAGGGTGA